A genomic window from Pyxicephalus adspersus chromosome 2, UCB_Pads_2.0, whole genome shotgun sequence includes:
- the TMEM19 gene encoding transmembrane protein 19, translating into MLYIQDEIYKEYLNMMMNIFILSIILCISLSFWIISITASTYYGTLRPISPWRWLVSVITPIIIVSNGLKKKSLDNSGALAGMFWSLDFAEIWCAYPVYLCFCLGTNGGITFIGLVSSFLGGLFVGLAYFITQLLFVSDLEISAPQWPIILYGGAAGFLGSMIDSYLGALMQYSGYDETTGKIVNHPTSEAKLISGKPILDNNTVNLFSSVLIALLLPGVAWSFWPRT; encoded by the exons ATGCTGTACATCCAGGACGAAATCtacaaagaatatttaaacatGATGATGAATATTTTCATTCTGTCAATTATTCTCTGCATATCTCTGTCCTTCTGGATAATATCTATCACTGCAAGTACTTATTATG gtacactgCGGCCAATATCGCCATGGCGTTGGCTGGTTTCTGTGATTACTCCAATCATTATTGTGTCCAATGGCTTGAAAAAGAAGAGCTTGGATAATAGTGGGGCTCTTGCAGGTATGTTCTGGTCTCTGGATTTTGCAGAAATATGGTGTGCATA tcctgtttatttgtgtttctgtCTAGGTACTAATGGAGGAATAACATTCATTGGTCTCGTATCAAGTTTTTTAGGAGGCTTATTTGTTGGCTTAGCTTATTTCATTACTCAGCTTTTGTTTGTCAGTGATTTAGAAATCTCAGCCCCTCAGTGGCCAATTATTTTGTATGGAGGAGCCGCTGGTTTTCTTGGATCTATGATAGACTCTTACCTAGGAGCATTAATGCAGTATTCAG GGTATGATGAAACCACAGGAAAAATTGTTAATCATCCAACAAGTGAAGCAAAATTAATTTCTGGAAAGCCCATACTGGACAATAATACTGTGAACCTGTTTTCATCAGTTCTCATAGCTCTGCTTCTGCCTGGCGTTGCATGGAGTTTTTGGCCAAGGACATGA